One stretch of Thiobacter sp. AK1 DNA includes these proteins:
- the groL gene encoding chaperonin GroEL (60 kDa chaperone family; promotes refolding of misfolded polypeptides especially under stressful conditions; forms two stacked rings of heptamers to form a barrel-shaped 14mer; ends can be capped by GroES; misfolded proteins enter the barrel where they are refolded when GroES binds) translates to MSAKEVKFHDSARARIFKGVNILADAVKVTLGPKGRNVVIERSFGAPVITKDGVSVAKEIELKDKFENMGAQMVKEVASKTADVAGDGTTTATVLAQAIVQEGMKYVAAGMNPMDLKRGIDKAVHTVVEELKKISKPVTTSKEIAQVGAISANADESIGKIIADAMDKVGKEGVITVEDGKSLENELEVVEGMQFDRGYLSPYFINNPDKQTCVLDDALILIHDKKISSIRDLLPVLEEVAKAGKPLLIIAEDVEGEALATLVVNAMRGVLKVAAVKAPGFGDRRKAMLQDIAILTGGTVISDEVGLSLEKAKLADLGRAKRVEVHKENTIIIDGAGEKDKIEARVKQIRTQIEEATSDYDKEKLQERVAKLAGGVAVIKVGAATEVEMKEKKARVEDALHATRAAVEEGIVPGGGVALLRASKAVAALKGDNHDQDCGIKIVLRALQEPLRQIVANCGEEPSVVVNRVMEGTGNFGYNAQTGQYGDMMEMGVLDPTKVTRSALQNAASVAGLILTTDATIAEAPKEEKANTPAMPEMEY, encoded by the coding sequence ATGAGCGCGAAAGAAGTCAAATTCCATGATTCCGCCCGAGCCCGCATCTTCAAGGGCGTCAACATTCTGGCCGATGCGGTCAAGGTCACCCTGGGGCCCAAGGGCCGCAACGTGGTGATCGAGCGCTCCTTCGGCGCCCCGGTCATCACCAAGGACGGCGTGTCCGTGGCCAAGGAAATCGAACTGAAGGACAAGTTCGAGAACATGGGCGCGCAGATGGTGAAGGAAGTGGCGTCCAAGACCGCCGACGTGGCGGGTGATGGCACCACCACCGCCACCGTGCTGGCCCAGGCCATCGTCCAGGAAGGCATGAAATACGTGGCCGCTGGCATGAACCCCATGGACCTTAAGCGCGGCATCGACAAGGCCGTGCACACCGTGGTGGAAGAGCTCAAGAAAATCTCCAAGCCGGTGACCACCAGCAAGGAAATCGCCCAGGTGGGCGCCATTTCCGCCAACGCCGACGAATCCATCGGCAAGATCATCGCCGATGCCATGGATAAAGTGGGCAAGGAAGGTGTGATCACCGTCGAGGATGGCAAGTCCCTGGAGAACGAACTGGAAGTGGTGGAGGGCATGCAGTTCGACCGGGGTTACCTCTCCCCCTATTTCATCAACAACCCGGACAAGCAGACCTGCGTCCTCGATGATGCCCTGATCCTGATCCACGACAAGAAGATTTCCAGCATCCGCGACCTGCTGCCGGTGCTGGAGGAAGTGGCCAAGGCGGGCAAGCCCCTGCTCATCATCGCCGAAGACGTAGAAGGCGAAGCACTCGCCACCCTGGTGGTGAACGCCATGCGTGGGGTGCTCAAGGTGGCCGCGGTCAAGGCCCCGGGCTTTGGTGACCGGCGCAAGGCCATGCTCCAGGACATCGCCATCCTCACCGGTGGCACCGTCATCTCCGATGAGGTCGGTCTGTCCCTGGAGAAAGCCAAGCTGGCTGACCTGGGCCGCGCCAAGCGGGTCGAGGTGCACAAGGAGAACACCATCATCATCGATGGCGCGGGCGAGAAGGACAAGATCGAGGCGCGGGTCAAACAGATCCGCACCCAGATCGAAGAGGCCACCTCCGACTACGACAAAGAGAAGCTGCAGGAGCGGGTGGCCAAGCTCGCTGGGGGTGTGGCGGTGATCAAGGTGGGGGCCGCCACCGAAGTCGAGATGAAGGAGAAGAAGGCGCGCGTGGAAGACGCCCTGCACGCCACCCGTGCCGCGGTGGAAGAGGGTATCGTCCCGGGTGGTGGTGTGGCCCTGCTGCGCGCGTCCAAGGCCGTGGCGGCCCTCAAGGGCGACAACCACGACCAGGATTGCGGCATTAAGATCGTGTTGCGCGCCCTGCAGGAGCCCCTGCGCCAGATTGTGGCCAACTGCGGCGAGGAGCCCTCGGTGGTCGTCAACCGGGTCATGGAAGGCACGGGCAACTTCGGCTACAACGCCCAGACCGGTCAGTATGGCGACATGATGGAGATGGGCGTGCTGGATCCCACCAAGGTGACCCGTTCCGCGCTGCAGAATGCCGCTTCTGTGGCCGGCCTGATCCTCACCACCGACGCCACCATCGCCGAGGCGCCGAAAGAGGAGAAGGCGAACACCCCGGCCATGCCCGAGATGGAATACTGA
- the groES gene encoding co-chaperone GroES has product MHIRPLYDRIIVKRIEQQRQTASGIVIPDTAGEKPEQGEVLAVGPGKLLDNGTVRPLEVKVGDRVLFSKYGGQTVKVEGEELLVLREEDVLGIIEQDAAGAKKAA; this is encoded by the coding sequence ATGCACATTCGTCCCCTTTACGACCGGATTATCGTCAAGCGGATCGAGCAGCAGCGTCAGACCGCCTCCGGCATCGTCATCCCGGACACCGCCGGCGAGAAGCCGGAGCAGGGCGAGGTCCTGGCCGTGGGGCCCGGGAAGCTGCTGGACAACGGCACGGTGAGGCCCCTGGAAGTCAAGGTCGGCGACCGGGTCCTGTTCAGCAAGTACGGCGGTCAGACCGTCAAGGTGGAAGGCGAGGAACTGCTGGTGCTGCGTGAGGAAGACGTGCTCGGCATCATCGAGCAGGATGCCGCCGGCGCCAAGAAGGCTGCGTGA
- a CDS encoding adenosylmethionine--8-amino-7-oxononanoate transaminase gives MSNAQWLARSRHAVWHPCTQMKVHETLPLIPIARGEGPWLYDFDGRRYLDAISSWWVNLFGHANPRINAAITDQLARLEHVILAGFSHRPVVELSERLARLAPGRLGHAFYGSDGASAVEIALKMSFHYWANRGRPEKTGFVSLENGYHGETLGALSVTDVPLFKTTYAPLLRPTHQVPTPDFRRAAPGISARDHAITAAQALEAWLAAHHATTAALILEPLVQCAGGMGMYDAEYLRRARALCDRYQVHLIADEIAVGFGRTGTLFACEQAGIAPDFLCLSKGLTGGYLPLSVVLTTDEVYAAFYDDLTARGFLHSHSYTGNPLACRAALAVLEIFEEGRVIEANQKLGERLTGAAEPIIRHPRVRDFRRLGMIWAFEVDDAGPDFSRRFFERALAQELLLRPLGTTVYFMPPYVIGEGEIAHLVKGTVAVLDQL, from the coding sequence ATGTCCAACGCCCAATGGCTCGCCCGCAGCCGCCACGCCGTCTGGCATCCCTGCACCCAGATGAAGGTACACGAGACGCTGCCTCTCATCCCCATCGCCCGGGGCGAGGGACCATGGCTCTACGACTTCGACGGCCGGCGCTATCTGGACGCCATCAGCTCCTGGTGGGTGAACCTGTTCGGCCACGCCAACCCACGCATCAATGCCGCCATCACGGATCAGCTGGCTCGCCTGGAACATGTGATCCTGGCCGGCTTCAGCCACCGGCCCGTGGTGGAACTGTCCGAGCGCCTGGCGCGCCTGGCGCCGGGACGGCTAGGCCATGCCTTCTACGGTTCGGACGGCGCCTCGGCAGTGGAGATCGCCCTCAAGATGAGTTTCCACTACTGGGCCAACCGAGGTCGACCGGAAAAGACCGGATTCGTGAGCCTGGAAAACGGTTACCACGGCGAGACGCTGGGGGCCCTTTCAGTGACCGACGTGCCTTTGTTCAAGACCACCTACGCGCCCCTGCTGCGCCCCACCCACCAGGTGCCCACACCGGACTTCCGCCGCGCCGCGCCCGGCATCAGCGCACGGGATCATGCCATCACCGCGGCCCAGGCGCTGGAAGCCTGGCTCGCCGCGCACCATGCCACGACCGCCGCGCTGATCCTGGAGCCGCTGGTGCAGTGTGCCGGCGGCATGGGCATGTACGATGCGGAATACCTGCGCCGGGCGCGCGCTCTGTGTGACCGCTACCAGGTACACCTAATCGCCGACGAAATCGCCGTGGGTTTCGGTCGCACCGGCACCCTGTTTGCCTGCGAGCAAGCAGGCATCGCGCCCGATTTCCTGTGTCTATCCAAGGGCCTCACGGGTGGCTATCTGCCCCTCTCGGTGGTACTCACCACCGACGAGGTCTATGCGGCTTTCTATGACGATTTAACCGCGCGCGGCTTTTTGCACTCCCATTCTTACACCGGTAACCCACTGGCCTGTCGCGCGGCGTTGGCGGTATTGGAGATCTTCGAGGAAGGACGGGTGATCGAGGCGAACCAAAAATTAGGCGAGCGGCTCACCGGAGCCGCCGAACCCATCATACGTCATCCGCGGGTGCGCGACTTCCGCCGTTTGGGCATGATCTGGGCGTTCGAGGTGGACGACGCGGGCCCGGACTTTTCCCGGCGCTTCTTCGAGCGCGCCCTGGCGCAGGAACTGCTCTTGCGCCCGCTGGGGACGACGGTCTATTTCATGCCGCCCTATGTGATAGGGGAGGGTGAGATCGCCCACCTGGTGAAAGGAACCGTGGCCGTGCTCGACCAGCTCTGA
- the groL gene encoding chaperonin GroEL (60 kDa chaperone family; promotes refolding of misfolded polypeptides especially under stressful conditions; forms two stacked rings of heptamers to form a barrel-shaped 14mer; ends can be capped by GroES; misfolded proteins enter the barrel where they are refolded when GroES binds) — MAAKDVKFGDVARHKMVAGVNILADAVKVTLGPKGRNVVLERSFGAPTITKDGVSVAKEIELKDKFENMGAQMVKEVASKTSDVAGDGTTTATVLAQAILKEGMKYVAAGMNPMDLKRGIDKAVAATVEELKKISKPCTTSKEIAQVGSISANSDESIGKIIADAMEKVGKEGVITVEDGSGLENELEVVEGMQFDRGYLSPYFINNADRQLAVLENPFVLLHDKKISSIRDLLPILEQVAKAGRPLLIIAEDVEGEALATLVVNNIRGILKTCAVKAPGFGDRRKAMLEDIAILTGGTVIAEEVGLSLEKATLADLGQAKRIEVAKEHTTIIDGAGKPDAIQARVKQIRTQIEEATSDYDKEKLQERVAKLAGGVAVIKVGAATEVEMKEKKARVEDALHATRAAVEEGIVPGGGVALLRCVNAVSKLKGDNHDQDAGIKIVLRAMQEPLRQIVANCGDEPSVVVNKVVEGKGNFGYNAQTGEYGDMMEMGVLDPTKVTRTALQNAASVAGLMLTTDCMVAELPEDKPAPAGGGMGGMGGMDMM; from the coding sequence ATGGCTGCTAAAGACGTGAAATTCGGCGATGTCGCCCGCCACAAGATGGTCGCCGGCGTGAACATTCTGGCGGACGCGGTAAAGGTCACCCTGGGGCCCAAGGGTCGCAACGTGGTGCTGGAGCGTTCCTTTGGCGCGCCCACCATCACCAAGGACGGTGTGTCCGTGGCCAAGGAAATCGAACTGAAGGACAAGTTCGAGAACATGGGCGCGCAGATGGTGAAGGAAGTGGCGTCCAAGACCAGTGATGTGGCGGGTGATGGCACCACCACCGCCACCGTGCTGGCTCAGGCCATCCTCAAGGAAGGCATGAAATACGTGGCCGCCGGCATGAACCCCATGGACCTTAAGCGCGGCATCGACAAGGCCGTCGCCGCCACCGTGGAAGAGCTCAAGAAAATCTCCAAGCCCTGCACCACCAGCAAGGAAATCGCCCAGGTGGGATCCATCTCCGCCAACTCCGACGAATCCATCGGCAAGATCATCGCCGACGCCATGGAGAAGGTGGGCAAGGAAGGCGTGATTACGGTGGAAGATGGCTCGGGCCTGGAGAACGAACTGGAAGTAGTGGAGGGCATGCAGTTCGACCGGGGCTATCTCTCCCCTTACTTCATCAACAATGCGGACCGACAGCTCGCCGTGCTGGAAAACCCATTCGTGCTCTTGCACGACAAGAAAATTTCCAGCATCCGCGACCTGCTGCCCATCCTGGAGCAGGTGGCCAAGGCCGGTCGTCCTTTGCTCATCATCGCCGAAGATGTGGAAGGCGAAGCACTCGCCACCCTGGTGGTGAACAACATCCGCGGCATCCTCAAGACCTGCGCGGTGAAGGCGCCTGGCTTCGGTGACCGCCGCAAGGCCATGCTGGAAGACATCGCCATCCTCACTGGCGGCACCGTAATCGCCGAGGAAGTGGGGCTGTCCCTGGAGAAGGCCACCCTTGCCGATCTGGGTCAGGCCAAGCGCATCGAGGTGGCGAAGGAACACACCACCATCATCGACGGCGCTGGCAAGCCCGATGCCATTCAGGCCCGCGTCAAGCAAATCCGCACCCAGATCGAAGAGGCCACCTCCGACTACGACAAAGAGAAGCTGCAGGAGCGGGTGGCCAAGCTCGCTGGGGGTGTGGCGGTGATCAAGGTGGGGGCCGCCACCGAAGTCGAGATGAAGGAGAAGAAGGCGCGCGTGGAAGACGCCCTGCACGCCACCCGTGCCGCGGTGGAAGAGGGTATCGTTCCGGGTGGTGGTGTCGCCCTGCTGCGCTGTGTGAACGCGGTATCCAAGCTCAAGGGTGACAACCACGACCAGGATGCCGGCATCAAGATCGTGCTGCGCGCCATGCAAGAGCCCCTGCGCCAGATCGTCGCCAATTGCGGGGACGAGCCCTCGGTCGTGGTCAACAAGGTGGTCGAAGGCAAAGGCAACTTCGGCTACAACGCCCAAACCGGCGAGTATGGCGACATGATGGAGATGGGCGTGCTGGATCCCACCAAGGTGACCCGCACCGCGCTGCAGAATGCCGCCTCGGTGGCCGGTCTGATGCTCACCACTGATTGCATGGTGGCCGAGCTGCCGGAAGATAAGCCGGCACCGGCAGGCGGCGGCATGGGCGGCATGGGCGGCATGGACATGATGTAA
- the groES gene encoding co-chaperone GroES — protein sequence MKIRPLHDRVIVKRVEEERKTASGIVIPDTAAEKPDQGEVIAVGPGKRDDAGKLIPMDVKVGDRVLFGKYAGQTVKVEGEELLVMREEDIMGVIEK from the coding sequence ATGAAAATCCGACCCCTCCATGACCGTGTCATCGTCAAGCGTGTCGAGGAAGAGCGCAAAACCGCCTCCGGTATCGTCATTCCCGATACCGCCGCGGAGAAGCCGGACCAGGGCGAAGTCATCGCCGTGGGTCCCGGCAAGCGCGATGATGCGGGCAAACTCATTCCCATGGACGTGAAGGTGGGCGACCGGGTCCTGTTTGGCAAATATGCCGGCCAGACCGTGAAAGTGGAAGGCGAAGAGCTGCTCGTGATGCGTGAAGAAGACATCATGGGCGTGATCGAAAAATAA
- a CDS encoding diguanylate cyclase produces MEIFQRIAAQMAAVALPLYAVSLTAVPRADTPVLLFLHWHGFRRAGARAALRPVPGSALQLNDRWQALEEIDAAMLEAGWRLGAWDVEREEHRACTRVGASSREALECLQAFGEHTDRQAAEALLLAEAPDREALLQVGAEKGFVRWQFRPVRGGLWAGTPGDETLCADGSRTPPCPVAPRPASHGGRGERPVRRTVYRLGRITRLILP; encoded by the coding sequence ATGGAAATCTTTCAGCGCATCGCCGCCCAGATGGCGGCCGTGGCCCTGCCGTTGTACGCGGTGAGCCTCACCGCCGTGCCCCGGGCCGACACGCCGGTGCTCCTGTTTCTGCACTGGCATGGCTTCCGTCGCGCGGGTGCGCGTGCTGCCCTGCGGCCCGTGCCGGGCTCGGCGCTGCAGCTCAACGACCGCTGGCAAGCCTTGGAGGAGATCGACGCGGCCATGCTGGAGGCGGGCTGGCGCCTGGGCGCCTGGGACGTGGAGCGGGAAGAGCACCGCGCTTGCACCCGCGTGGGCGCCAGTAGCCGCGAAGCCCTGGAATGTTTACAGGCCTTCGGCGAACACACGGATCGCCAGGCGGCGGAGGCCCTGCTCTTGGCCGAGGCGCCGGACCGGGAAGCCCTGCTCCAAGTGGGCGCGGAGAAAGGCTTCGTGCGCTGGCAATTCCGGCCCGTGCGCGGGGGCCTGTGGGCGGGGACCCCGGGCGATGAGACCCTGTGCGCCGACGGCAGCCGCACGCCCCCCTGCCCGGTGGCGCCGCGCCCTGCAAGCCACGGCGGGCGTGGGGAGCGGCCGGTGCGACGCACCGTTTACCGCCTGGGGCGCATCACCCGCTTGATCCTGCCCTGA
- a CDS encoding EAL domain-containing protein, producing MTSDRSSPSRSGPALILGFGLVCLLLAATATTALWQMRAANGRLERIVVEANVKVAHLNAMQSASRERALVVQSMLLTRDPFERDRLMLRFRELAREYVIHRDALRGMPLTPAEQAALEAARRKTRASTALMEQVVSLLEEERDAVAERVLMDQALPAQQAVYVHFKDLLALQQAANARALEEARRDYRRAFAGVAALGVAAVLLAIFIAVRVIRRALTAERALAEERDRAEITLHSIGDAVITTDAEGRVRHLNAMAERLTGWTLAEAVGRPVEDIYRVVDERDRRPLRGVIASALADAPATLTPLVPVLLDRQGKECAIEQTVSPIRARDGRILGAVVVFRDVTTERVLAQELAWQASHDPLTGLLNRHEFERRLAHLADRGRIRGESHVLLYLDLDQFKLVNDTCGHLAGDELLRQLAAVLPARLRPQDTLARLGGDEFGVLLPGATVTQGEAVAEALRQAIAEFRFVWRDKTFTVGASMGLVELGADCGDLPALLAAADTACYMAKERGRNRVFVHRASDAEVRRRYGEIEWVNQLTRAFEENRFLLYFQEIHPLPLGQTCRRREILLRMLDEEGRLVPPMAFIPAAERYNLMPTLDRWVVRNTFAWLAQNREALCPEAVLSINLSGQSLGDEDFADFVLDQLKQQYIEARHVCFEITETAAITNLSRALRLMNTLRAVGCAFSLDDFGSGMSSFAYLKNLPVDSLKIDGAFVRDMLTDPVDFAMVEAIARIGHVMGLATIAEYVENDETVRHLTALGVDYAQGYGVHRPEPLSLEAPANQRQAD from the coding sequence ATGACTTCCGACCGTTCTTCTCCTTCCCGCTCTGGACCGGCCCTGATCCTGGGCTTTGGCCTCGTTTGTCTGCTCCTCGCCGCGACTGCCACCACTGCCCTGTGGCAGATGCGCGCCGCGAACGGCCGCCTGGAGCGCATCGTGGTCGAGGCCAACGTCAAGGTGGCGCATCTCAACGCCATGCAATCGGCCTCACGGGAGCGGGCGCTGGTGGTGCAATCGATGTTGCTCACCCGCGATCCCTTCGAGCGCGACCGGCTCATGCTGCGTTTTCGTGAACTGGCGCGCGAGTACGTGATCCACCGCGACGCATTGCGTGGCATGCCCTTGACGCCCGCCGAGCAGGCCGCGCTGGAGGCTGCCCGCCGCAAGACTCGCGCCTCCACCGCCCTCATGGAGCAGGTGGTAAGCCTGCTGGAGGAGGAGCGCGACGCGGTCGCAGAACGCGTGCTCATGGACCAAGCGCTGCCGGCCCAGCAGGCGGTATATGTCCATTTCAAGGACTTGCTGGCACTGCAGCAAGCAGCCAATGCCCGCGCCCTGGAAGAAGCCCGGCGCGATTATCGACGCGCCTTCGCGGGGGTGGCGGCGCTCGGGGTGGCGGCGGTATTACTTGCCATCTTCATCGCGGTACGGGTCATCAGGCGGGCGCTGACGGCGGAGCGGGCGCTGGCGGAGGAACGGGACCGCGCCGAGATTACCCTCCATTCCATCGGCGATGCTGTCATCACTACCGATGCCGAGGGACGCGTGCGTCACCTCAATGCGATGGCGGAACGTCTCACCGGCTGGACGTTGGCGGAAGCCGTCGGCCGTCCTGTTGAAGACATCTACCGCGTGGTGGACGAGCGCGATCGCCGCCCTCTACGGGGGGTCATCGCCAGCGCGCTGGCCGACGCGCCCGCTACCCTCACGCCGTTGGTACCCGTGCTGCTGGACCGCCAGGGCAAGGAGTGCGCCATCGAGCAGACGGTCTCTCCCATCCGCGCCAGGGATGGCCGCATCCTGGGTGCCGTGGTCGTGTTCCGCGACGTCACCACCGAGCGTGTGTTGGCCCAGGAGCTCGCCTGGCAGGCGAGCCACGACCCTTTGACGGGGCTTCTCAACCGCCACGAGTTCGAGCGGCGGCTCGCCCATCTCGCCGACCGGGGACGCATACGGGGCGAAAGCCACGTGCTGCTCTACCTGGACCTGGACCAATTCAAGCTGGTCAACGACACCTGCGGTCACCTCGCGGGCGACGAATTGTTGCGTCAGCTTGCCGCCGTGCTGCCGGCGCGGCTGCGGCCTCAGGATACGCTGGCCCGCCTGGGCGGGGATGAGTTCGGTGTGTTGCTGCCTGGTGCCACCGTGACGCAGGGTGAGGCCGTGGCCGAAGCGTTGCGTCAGGCGATCGCGGAATTCCGTTTCGTCTGGAGGGACAAGACCTTCACCGTAGGGGCGTCCATGGGGCTGGTGGAACTGGGCGCGGACTGTGGCGATCTGCCGGCCCTGTTGGCCGCCGCTGACACCGCCTGCTACATGGCCAAGGAACGCGGCCGCAACCGCGTGTTCGTGCACCGGGCGAGCGACGCCGAAGTGCGCCGCCGCTATGGCGAGATCGAGTGGGTGAATCAGCTCACGCGCGCCTTCGAAGAGAACCGCTTCCTGCTCTATTTTCAGGAAATCCATCCCCTGCCTCTGGGCCAGACCTGCCGCCGCCGGGAAATCCTCCTGCGCATGCTGGACGAGGAAGGCCGCTTGGTTCCGCCCATGGCCTTCATCCCGGCGGCGGAGCGCTACAACCTGATGCCCACCCTGGACCGCTGGGTGGTGCGCAACACCTTTGCTTGGCTTGCGCAAAACCGGGAGGCGCTCTGTCCCGAGGCCGTGCTCAGCATCAATCTCTCGGGCCAATCCTTGGGGGACGAAGACTTCGCCGACTTCGTGTTGGACCAGCTCAAGCAGCAGTACATCGAGGCACGCCACGTCTGTTTCGAGATCACGGAGACTGCGGCTATTACCAACCTGAGCCGGGCGCTACGTCTCATGAACACGCTGCGCGCCGTGGGTTGCGCCTTCTCCCTGGACGATTTCGGCAGCGGCATGTCCTCCTTTGCCTATCTCAAGAACCTGCCCGTGGATTCCCTCAAGATCGATGGTGCCTTCGTGCGCGACATGCTCACCGACCCGGTGGACTTCGCCATGGTGGAGGCGATCGCCCGCATTGGCCACGTGATGGGATTGGCCACCATCGCCGAATACGTGGAGAACGACGAGACCGTGCGTCACCTCACGGCCCTGGGTGTGGACTATGCCCAGGGCTATGGCGTGCACCGGCCCGAGCCGCTCTCTCTGGAGGCGCCGGCCAACCAGCGACAAGCGGACTAA
- a CDS encoding S1 family peptidase has product MRGLLVYALLGFAAFVPAKADLVDTVARVKPAVVAVGSFQPMRSPQYVFQGTGFVVGQGLSVVTNAHVAPKTLDTVRQERLIVLAEVEGRPQVRGARIARVDWEHDLLLLAIDGPPLPALELGDATRVREGMDVAFTGFPLGMALGLRPVTHRGIVSAITPVATRMANARDLSPQAIERLKKPFFVFQLDATAYPGNSGSPLYDPHTGEVLGVLNSAFIKQSKEAAIKEPSGISYVIPATFVRALMEQERP; this is encoded by the coding sequence ATGAGAGGCTTGCTAGTGTACGCGCTGCTGGGGTTTGCAGCTTTCGTGCCCGCGAAGGCGGACCTGGTGGACACGGTGGCGCGCGTGAAACCCGCGGTGGTGGCGGTGGGCAGCTTTCAGCCCATGCGCTCGCCCCAGTACGTCTTCCAGGGCACGGGCTTCGTGGTGGGACAGGGACTGTCCGTGGTGACCAATGCCCACGTGGCGCCCAAGACATTGGATACGGTACGCCAGGAACGCCTGATCGTGCTGGCGGAAGTGGAAGGGCGCCCCCAGGTGCGTGGCGCGCGCATCGCGCGTGTGGATTGGGAGCACGACCTTTTGCTGCTTGCCATCGACGGGCCGCCTCTGCCCGCCCTCGAGCTGGGCGATGCCACACGGGTGCGTGAAGGCATGGACGTGGCTTTCACGGGCTTTCCCTTGGGCATGGCGCTGGGCTTGCGTCCCGTCACCCACCGCGGCATCGTCTCGGCAATCACGCCGGTGGCGACCCGCATGGCCAATGCGCGCGACCTTAGCCCCCAGGCTATCGAGCGTCTAAAGAAGCCTTTCTTCGTTTTCCAGCTGGACGCCACTGCCTATCCCGGCAACAGCGGCAGCCCGCTCTACGATCCCCACACCGGTGAGGTGCTGGGGGTGCTCAACAGCGCCTTTATCAAGCAATCCAAGGAAGCGGCTATCAAGGAGCCCTCCGGCATCAGCTATGTGATCCCAGCAACCTTTGTGCGCGCGCTAATGGAACAGGAACGGCCTTGA